ACAGGCAGAGATGCAAGGATGCTTGGGAGGGGTTGTAAAACAGCGAACGCGCTGTAATGGCGAAGGGAGGATGCCCCAGTGAAGCTCGATTATTGGAAGACGTTTGTCCTCGGTCTCGGCTTCTTCAGCATCTCCTTGAGCTGGTCCATCTATAACTCGTACGTCCCAATCTTTCTTTCGGAGCTCTTGAAGGACGCCGCCTACCGCACCACGCTTGTCGGCATCATTATGACTTTCGACAACATCGCCGCCATAACGCTCCAGCCGTATTTCGGTGCCTTGAGCGACAGGACATGGACAAGGATCGGGCGCAGGATGCCGTTCCTCGCGGCAGGCATGCCTGTGGCCGCGGTGTTCTTCGCCCTCATTCCGGTCACGAAGTTCGCCCTCGCGGCGATGATCCCGGTCATCATTGTGATGAACGTCGCCATGACCGCTTTCCGCGCGCCGACCGTGGCATTGATGCCCGACATTACGCCGTCACCGCTCCGCAGCAAGGCGAACGGCGTAATCAATTTCATGGGAGGGCTAGGCGCGCTTCTCGCGTTCTTCGCCTTCTCGCAGCTATTCAAGATCAGCCCTGCCCTGCCATTTGTGGTGACCAGCGCTCTCATGGTCGCGGTCCTCTTCATACTATTGAAGACCATTCATGAACCCCGCGACGCGGGCGACATCGGCGGCGGTGCGGGCGCCGACGCCGGCAGGGAGAAGAGCGTGGGGATCCTGCGGGCAATGGGGGAGGTCGTGGCCGATCGGGACAAGAGCGCACTGTGCCTCCTTCTCGCGATATTCTTCTGGTTCGTGGGGTGGAGCGGCGTCGAGGCCCTTTTCACGCTTTACGGGGTGGAGGTCTGGGGCATGACCCCGGCCGCTGCATCCTTCGCGCTCGGGTTCTTCTCGCTGTCGTTCCTCGTGTTTGCCATCCCAAGCGGGTTCATCGCAACAGCCATCGGACGGCGCCGGACCATACTTGCAGGGATCGTGGGTCTTTCGGTTGTGCTTGCAGCGATGACGTTCGCGCGCCCTGGCGTGACTCTTACCGGGCTGCTACTTGTGGGTGGAATCGCGTGGGCGCTCATAAACATCAACTCCTATCCGATGGTCGTGGATATGACGAGCCCGGCGAAGATAGGTGCGTATACCGGCCTGTATTACTTCTTCTCGGCGCTTGCAGCGATCGTCGCCCCTCCTGTCTTCGGATGGTTTATGGACGTGCTGGGGAGGCGAGCCTTGTTCGTGTGTGCGTTCGTGAGCTTCGTGGCGGCGTTCGCCCTCATGTTCGGGGTGAGACGCGGAGAGGCCGCGCAGACGGCTTCAGCTGAGCGTGAGGCGGGCGCGCCCGTGGACGCGGGCGTATAGCGCGTATGGAGTTGACGGCCTCGTGACCCTTATGGCGTTGTGTGTGTCGGCTTCGGGGCAACACGCTCCCGTGCCGTGCGCCTACAGACCTTTACACGGCGTTGAGGCTATGCTATACTCTCAGTGCGAGGCGGTTTCCGCGTTCAATAAGAGAGTCTTGGTTTCGGTGCCGACGTAGCTCAACGGTAGAGCAGCGCACTCGTAATGCGCAGGTTACCGGTTCAAGTCCGGTCGTCGGCTCCACGTTTTTTCAAGCGCTGCAAGGGTTTGCGGTGCTGTGGCAGTTCCTGCCAGGAAGCCGAGAACGTCAGTTGGGGATAGTTTGGGGATAGTTTTTGACCCATCTCCTATCGCGCCTCCCTCTTCCCTCTGGAGAGTATCCGATCTAGTTTCTTGGCGGCGGCCCTATCCACGCTCTGCAAGGCATGGGCATAGATGTTCACCGTGGTGCCGATGTTGGAATGTCCCATACGGCTGCTAACGCTCTTGAGGGGCACGCCTTCGGCGATGAGCAGCGTCGCGGCTGTATGCC
The sequence above is drawn from the Bacillota bacterium genome and encodes:
- a CDS encoding SLC45 family MFS transporter, which gives rise to MKLDYWKTFVLGLGFFSISLSWSIYNSYVPIFLSELLKDAAYRTTLVGIIMTFDNIAAITLQPYFGALSDRTWTRIGRRMPFLAAGMPVAAVFFALIPVTKFALAAMIPVIIVMNVAMTAFRAPTVALMPDITPSPLRSKANGVINFMGGLGALLAFFAFSQLFKISPALPFVVTSALMVAVLFILLKTIHEPRDAGDIGGGAGADAGREKSVGILRAMGEVVADRDKSALCLLLAIFFWFVGWSGVEALFTLYGVEVWGMTPAAASFALGFFSLSFLVFAIPSGFIATAIGRRRTILAGIVGLSVVLAAMTFARPGVTLTGLLLVGGIAWALININSYPMVVDMTSPAKIGAYTGLYYFFSALAAIVAPPVFGWFMDVLGRRALFVCAFVSFVAAFALMFGVRRGEAAQTASAEREAGAPVDAGV